The stretch of DNA TTGCGTGTAATCGGCACTATTAGCCACCAACAATAAGCTAGCGGCAGTTAGTGAGAGCAGATTGCGATGATGGGAGTGAGAGAAAATAGTGATAGTAGACAGCGCTAGTAGACAGCGCTAGTAGACAGTGGTAGAAGCTTGTAATAACAGGTAGTTATAACAGGTAGGGAAATACCAGCATACATGGACGACTAGGATACATGGACTATCTTATATTTCAAGAGTTGTATTACCTGTTTCGTGTTTTTGACAGCATATTTTTAACAGCCAATCAACAGCAGATGTTTGGTTTGTGCAGGATTGCTTTTTTCCGCACACGGTGCTGAAAAGCAGATCGATTTTCTTTCCTTCATAATTTTGTAAGGAAGATTGTGGCATGCTAGCAACTGCTCATAGCTAAGCTTACGCACTGCAAACTGGTTGATTTTCGTAGTGATACTTTTAAATTGCAAATGAAACATGCATCTTTTGAGGAGGTAAATCTTTTGCCATACTTTAAAACAACCATAACATATTGGTAAGGACACATAGGCTGCTTCCAGCTAGGATACTTGAGTCAGGTTCTCCAGGTATCTTACAACAATTGTTTTGATTATCAGGATACACATGTCAACTGGCACACCTATTCTTCACCACCAAACTGCTAACTGTTTCAAAGGCACTTTTTTGACCAATCTTGATGCCAACTTTAAATTTCTTAATCTGAAGTTGTCTTTACTTAACTGCAGCCCACTATTCGGCAGTTTTATAAGCCTCGCACCAGAGGGAACCTCTTCCGAAGAATGTGATAATAAGAACAGTACAAGCACAAGTCGATGCAATAAGCCTCGCACCAGAGGGAACCTCTTCCGAAGAATGTGATAATAAGAACAGTACAAGCACAAGTCGATGCAAAGGGTTGCAAAAGATTTAGGATTAACTCGAATTTCAGAAAAATCCAATTATGCTGCCTCTTGTTTAAATCCTAATTATTAATGTTAACGCTTTGTTTACTGTATGTGATACACCAAATTACTGAATTTAACTTGATCAACAAAACTTTCCTTATTTTGACAGATTGTTAAGAAGTAATCTGCTCACTCAGGAGTGAATCTAACACCTAATTCCACTACAAAGATGTCTTCAatcccaaacaaaaattttcaactatttggtgaattttttgatttgACTTTATGGCCTTTGCCGACGTGGCGCTTGACAATTTGTTGGCAATGTTGATACTAATATTGAGGTGATTTATATGTGGGTTGCTTGACAATTAGCTGACAATGTTGATATTGAGGTGACTTATATGTGAGTTACTTGACAATTTGCTGACAATGTTGATATTGAGGTGATTTATATGTGGGTACTTGACAATTTGTTGACAATGTTGATATTGAGGTGACTTATATGCGGGTTACTTGACAATGTGTTGACAATGTTGATATTAATATTGAGGAGACTTATATGTGGGTTATTTGACAATTTCCTGACATTGTTGATATTGATGTGACTTATATGTGGGTTACTTGACAATTTGCTGACATTGTTGATATTGATGTGACTTATATGTGGGTTACTTGACAATTTGCTGACATTGTTGATATTTATGTGACTTATATGTGGGTTACTTCACAATTTGCTGACAATTTTGATATTAATATTGAGGTGACTTATATGTGGGTTACTAACAGAAGTGCAGGTCAGGAATGGTTAAAAGATTTTATATAACCATTTGAATAACAAGATCATTTGCCTTTCACAATCATGATGAGCCTAGGTTCACAACAGTTCTAAATATGGAAAAGGTCTTTGTCCAAAGAGAAAAAAGCAAGCGGGCACTTGGGAAGTCAAGAAAGAGAAGAGCTTAATGCAGTGGGAAACAAACTACTACCGGTGatgatttttcaaaaaaggGGAATGAATCAGGGACTTGTGATGGGTGTATTGAAGGTGCGTTAGGTCAGACAAATGCAGCAACTGGATTACTGTCGATGACGTCCAACCTCTTTCTTAATGTTATAAACAACTTCATTTTGAAGAATGACAAGCTTTCAAGACAACAACCAGCAGTTCTCGTTAAGGAAAGTCATGTTTGTCATAGGAGTTAAGAGCCTCTAAAGAAGGCAAAAAGACCGTCGTCTAACAAAGCGTAACACCTTGACTGTACTGTTTTTGGGCCTATGActatttattttaatcaacaacTACATAATAACACATGTTGGTAAAGCAATAACTGTCTAACAATCTATCTAGTTTATCAGTTAATTGAGATTATAATCATGCACGTACTGCCATCAATACACTCAGTAGGTTTCGTACTACAAGAATTGGCCTCTCGATGAGAATGCGTTTACAGATCTAGACTACAACCATGCAGAAATTTTTCCGCACTGGtctgagttttagtaaccaaaaaaTGCCGGGACTCTAGAATTCTAGCAAAAAATAGAATGAATACTAATGAGTTTGAAAAACAATATTGAAAagatctttaaaaaaatatgaaGACAATAATGATAGAGATTCCAATTAGCAGATTTGGCCAGCTAAGATGTTTAAAAAACCGAAAAGAACATTATGGCAAAGCCTTCGTAAACAAGTCTTAGATAATGCAAATCATTATGGAGAATGAATTAGAGGTATTGTGAGGTATTAGAGGTATTTTGGTATCTCTTTGCAACATACTCCATACAGACATTTGCTTTGATGAAATACTATTGTGTCACATacacccgtttttatttataatatttgactACATGCTGGAAAATACTCCAATTTTACCTTGGATGGTATAAAAACTCCTTTTCAGTAAGAGCATATCCATATTTAGAGACACTTGTTCTCTATAGAaaattgcatatatatatatatacagtcaaacatggataactcgcccacggatagctcgaacacatggctaattcgaacggtttctttggtccgttctcacgtaatgataaattgctatagataactcaaactcaacactgttaactcgaactgttttttgcccaacggctaccgaaacggttgttatcgctttagaaaatcactttattctaagccatagagctaaacctcgacttttcgtaattcataagcgtcgttactaccaccatcaacaaaatattttgtcaacgacttttctaaaggtttggtgaaatttgatttgtacCAAACTTTCGCTTAgtgatcgcccttcggaagcaaggaaaaagtggtattcgttaagagcaacactccgaggcagttcaattagaagttttacgaggttttatggtacattgtatatcactctatcactcacgctttttgaatggatacttattgaacgcacatgtattctgtgtttaggtcaaacgatgaatagttttccgacgttgattccgtgttgaatcaatgtcggaatgttgaatgtttaaatcgtcttaaaaattgttgtaattaaacgtatacgttgtcttagctaaaaaaactattcatcgtttgacctaaacacagaatacgtgtgtacattcaataagtagccattaaaaaagcgtgagtgatatacaatgtaccgtagaacctcgtaaaacttctaattgaactgcctcggagtgttgctcttaacgaatcccatgtaaagtgaggtaatctttgcataaacttcaagaaaaatcggcaaaattgatcgtgggtgaaacgctcaaaagaaaaagatgtcttttcttttgagcatttcaacaacgatcaagttttgccaatgtcaatctaaaaaaacgtcctggcaataacatcacctcaaacaacaaaccaatctcaagtgatagaaaaatctctatactttttgataaaaacgttttaaactttacattagaagcatttaatttgaaacaagccatttgtgcttttgatttatattatagtttgtatatgtacatgtatctactaataaataagtaaatacatggacttgtgacaatgctctgataacttgaacactctgataattcgaacactttcgctcggtcccgtgaagttcgagttatccatgtttgactgtatatatatatatatatataccgaaCATTGCATATATCCACCCTTCATCGTAATTGATAATGTTTTAGCAACCTAACTGGACCAACATAGAGTAGCCACACTGGTCTACACTGAACCCAGGAACTCATCCTATTATTGCAATTCCACTAGCTGTGTTCTCAATCACGATTGATCGAATTGATTGATCGAATCACGATCATTTGTgaagaaaaaatatattattgcaTTAGCTGATAATGATTTAAAGTGAAAGCTCAaacattacaaataaaaaactaataagTTGCTTTCATATTAGAAGGAGCGATGAGAGATTTGGACATTCAAAAAATCAGAGAGAGTGAGTCAAATGGTggcaaaataaaaatgcaacattatCACTAACAATCTTGCAACCTTTAAAATTGTTCTCTTCAACCATCTACAGACCAGCCACAAATATTATACAGAATAGAAATCTGTCAAGTGGTGTAAGCAGTGACATAGCCAGACAGCATGGCAACATCCCCATCACACCAACATCTAGGAAAAATgagcaactagcaaagacaagaGTTTCAATGCATATTTTTTGCAATGTTACATTTCACTTGTCATTGTTGTGACTAAAATCAACATTAAATTATCACTAGGGTTAGTTTTGGATATAAATTTGTGGTGTGCACATCCCCAATACTCAACCCTTCGCAGATCTGAAGCGCCAGGCGTGTCGCACCATCATCCAGCAATACCATAAGACTGCATTAATATAGCATCACAACTCAAAACATTGAACAAGCTAGCCAGTTTTTCTTGCAACTTACAGACTGCCATTTGCAACAACTAGCTGTGTAGTGTGCAGACAGAGTAAATACTAGCAATATATAAGGGCATGCACTTCGTTCCAATGTTTTTGGTTAATAAAAATAAGCACTAGACACTAATAACATTTGCCTTGTCTTTTAACATAGGCTTTCAGCATAGAAATATCCTTGTGGGTGACACTCATAATACTTCGAAAAAACAATAAGTATTTAATATCTGATGTGCTGCTACTCGTGTGATTAGTCATCTAACTTGGACAATTACCACTTGCACTCTTTGGTGGGTTTGATACCTGCAATAGCCTGCATCCTCAAAAGAACACTCAGAAGATTGtatcaatttcataaaaatgcACAACATAATCCATTGCCTGTGAAATAAATTTATCTAGTTTGAATTGCATGTGACTCTCAACACTATAATATGTGTGAGAGAATCGATCAAAAAGCCAACTCGACGTAATACGctatcttatttttattttgtctaaCAAAGTTTCAATTTATTAATAAGTGaactaaatataatttgttcTAAATATGTTAACGACGGAGCTTTTAGATGCAACCTTGTTAGATCCACAGTTATACTGTTTTGCACATTCACTTAGCTTTAATCAAACTTGCAAGCATTTATTTAGTTGAGATCATCGACCATAAATTATACAATTCATGAACTTCATTCGAGACAGCCATGATGAACAAAACTAAATAGATAAATCTGCGTAGCAATTTCAGAGTTAAACCTATATTAGCTAGAAATACTTTTTATAGCAACGAATAATATAGAAAGTTCAAACAAAACTAACAAAAAGCAAAGACGTGTGCAAAACCTACTATGGATGTGTCAACTGTTttcataaatattattaaaacgtGTTTCTATAATAAGAATTCAAGTCCACAGCCGCGTTAGAGTGGtattaattgataaaactttgcAAACTTGTTCAGAATAGCTTGTAGCCCACGAATCAATAGTACGCCAAGGTTTTTCGAAGCGACCATTGAAAATTAAAGCGTCAAATTCTGAAGAAAGTAGTCACAGCCAAGGTCATAATTTCTACAATTGGGTATTCCACTACAGGCACGACAGCGATTGGTTATTATAGCTTACAAGACCGAGCAAAACGTTATCATTGTAGCAATAATGGAAGTATCCTATTTGGAAAATACCTGATTCGGAGTCGGCTGGAGAGTTGTCATATGCATTGAATAATATAGACCTAATTCTAATTAGCACATCAGATAATTATACATTTGGTCATAATAGAGAAATGCATATATCACTGTAATACACATATGTACAGAAAAATATAGAAAGCAATTCAATGTAGAAATCAGTTCATAGAATTATCCAATCAATTGTTATTAAAAGTGACTGGTTGAAAAGGGGCTTGCTGCCTTGTGCATCCTGCACAGTAAAATATAGCAACCATCACTAACCAAACAAAGTAAGGAGCAAAAACTTGAATGTAAAGCCGAGTGGAAGAGGAACTGTTGTCTTCCAGCTGCTGCATCAGTAATATCTCAGTTAGCAAAATCATTACCATACTAAACATACTGACAATATATCTAGGGAAGACGACTCCTGGACGGGATCGCATCCGAAAGCGACGAATAAGAACAATGGTTGAGAGATACCACTGCAACCCAATGTTTACATATAGTGGTATAAAAACATGCACCCATTTCAGTTCTGCTAGTTGTTCATGTTTGACACTCAAAAGAATAGAAAAGGTCAGCCATGATAAGGTTGATATGAATAATTCAAGGGGGGTAACTCCTAGTATGTGGCAGATCTCCGTCAATGTGAAGAGAAAGAGCATTGTTGAGGTTACATTTTCGGTTTAACTGAGGAAACTCCCACTGCAAAAAAAAATGCGttgaaaatgtaataaaaaaactttgttaactctttcgctaccaatgCTATTTCTTTACTGAGACATAATTGTATGTTCAGTGAAATCTAATAtggtctataaaaatatttagataCTAAATTATTCACCATAAAAACTTGCATCAGCTAATGTCATAAAATATGCCACAACTGTTTGCAGAATGTGCTCAGACACTTTCTTGGCTATTTTGGTCAAGACCATGAGCATGTCTAAATTGGATGATTTATCAATCTTATaacagattacgactagattatcgctgctaaaaataaaaatcttaacTTCCAGTAGTATTCAAcaaaaaccacccaaagtcaataGATCTAAAATTAGTGAACCCTCTGTAGTTGTAATGCGTCTGACACGACTGGTTGTTGCTATGAAAAAAATTGtgacaaaaaatagtttttgtaaaacgAAACTACACTCAGCATggatttgtaaacaaattctCTATTTGCTCAATTCATGCAGAAAATTGTTTCCTTTTGTTTAAGTACTGATACGACAGGCTAATTGATAAACTGCTCATTAATTACAAACGTTTGGTACAAAGCCTACCAAAGTTGTATCATGTGGCCATAAGCAAATGCTTTTCCTAGCCAATCTACGCAGCTAGTGGTAGCGAATGAGTTGATACTCTTGTCTAAGAGCATCTAGCCATaatgcaaaaataataatatagctTTATAAATTAAGGTTTCGACTAACCTTTTTAAGAACATGACAGCAAGTTGGGAGATTATCACAGCTGCAAAAGATGTATTTCCATAAATTGCATTCACTAGCTACAAAGAAGGGAGAATAACAGTTTCATCTTTGGATAAAACTGATACTGTAATGAaatataatagtaaaagtgacCATGCCTAGCGTAAATACAATGGTGTGAGTGTGCTAGCAAATTGCCAGAGTCA from Watersipora subatra chromosome 2, tzWatSuba1.1, whole genome shotgun sequence encodes:
- the LOC137388441 gene encoding transmembrane protein 203-like codes for the protein MVVIFEYLKNAWTGSLSEIRIVKESIVFSRKKMLFLFTLTEICHILGVTPLELFISTLSWLTFSILLSVKHEQLAELKWVHVFIPLYVNIGLQWYLSTIVLIRRFRMRSRPGVVFPRYIVSMFSMVMILLTEILLMQQLEDNSSSSTRLYIQVFAPYFVWLVMVAIFYCAGCTRQQAPFQPVTFNNN